The Anaerolineae bacterium genome contains the following window.
TCTGACAGGTTGTAGCCCGGGTATAGGGTCGGCGCTCCAGCCCGAGAAACACATCTTTGAACTGCACCATACCGGCATTGGTGAACAGCAGAGTTGGATCGCCCACAGGGATAAGGGAGGAGCTGGCTACAACGGTGTGTCCCTGGCGAGCGAAATAATCCAGGAATTGTTGCCGGATCTTTTGACTAGTCATACTCATAATAAGGCTCCTGGCTTGCCAGCGTTCTGCCGAAAGGCTAACGAAAATTGTAAGGCAACTCCAGACAAAAGTCAAAGGGGGACTTTTGGACGAGGGGTAAGGCAGAAAGCCCGCTTGACATTTGGTGGGAAACTGATTATAATTGAAAGTGAAAGCGGGTGTAGTTCAGCGGTAGAACGACAGCTTCCCAAGCTGTATGTCGTGGGTTCGAGTCCCATCACCCGCTCCTAAATGTACCCTCAGCCTCGCAGGAGGCTGAGGGTTTGCGTTTTTATGAGGAGAGTTTGCGTCCTTTCGGCTTCGACGTCACCGTTCCAGATGGGGAATCAGTTTCCAAATGCGCTCGGCCGGCTGACCTTCTCCGACGCGCCGCGCATATTCCATCACCTGCTCTGCCATGCCAGGCCCGTGCCGGAAGATCACCGGCGTTTGAGAGACATAGCAGGAGATCGCTTCCTTCTTTCGCTCCAGCTCATCGAGAGCTAGCGGGATCTGTTGGGCCTGCCAGCCGCCGGGCGCGGCCCAGGCCAATGCTCGGACTAATTTCTCAGCGTCCGATACGTAAGGGAAATCCTCGTAGAAGACCACAGAAAGCCCCCGCTCGATCAAATATATAGCAGCTTGACGGACCAGTTGATGATCCACGTGATAGCCGGCTGCCAACGGCGCGTATACGCGGGCATGCCTAAGGGGCAGCTCGCGCAGCCAGGTTTCAGCCATCGCCATCGCTTTCACTGTGTCTGCTGGATGCAGGGGGCCGAAGATCTCATCGTCACCGTTGTACAGCGCTTGTCCTGTGGCTGGGTCGCACCGGTAGATTGCATCCAACTCATCGAGATGTATCCAATCAGCGCCTAAGATCTGGCAAGCGCGTTCGTCCTCGCGTCGCCGCTGACCTATCGGATCATCTGGATTGCCCCACCAGCGATGCTGGAAGCGAGCGAACTCGGATAACCGATCATAATCAGGGCGGCCGGCGAAGACGGTCACGATGAGCACTCTCTCGCCCGACTTCGTCTGAGCGCAGATTATGCCCCCGCAGGAGAGCGCCACATCGTCCAAGTGGGGCGAGAGATACACATGTTGGTAATATGCCATAGGACCTCCTGCCTTTTAGGCGTACAGTATATCGCCGCAGATAGCCCAGAGCAAGTTGCTCTCTAAGGGTATGATTTGACACGCTCAGGGGCTATGCTATCATCCTGCCGCTGGAGGTGGCTATGCCGCAAAGGAGAAAGCCGTCAGCTAGAGGTCATTTTCCCTTGTTTGATTTTCATCCTCGTTCTCTCATCGGGATATGGATTATCCTCGTGCTGGGCCTCTTGGCCTCGTGTGGCCGATCGGCTGCGCCTGAGCGGCCGCCGACCTTCACATCAGCGCCGCGCTCTTCGACGTCGACGCCCTCTGTAGACGAGATAGCCATCCGTCAATTGTTAGACGCAGAGGCTGAGGCGGTGGTAGAACAGGACATAGATCGCCTAATGGAGATCTGGGCGGAGGACGGCGAGGTGAT
Protein-coding sequences here:
- a CDS encoding PIG-L family deacetylase, coding for MAYYQHVYLSPHLDDVALSCGGIICAQTKSGERVLIVTVFAGRPDYDRLSEFARFQHRWWGNPDDPIGQRRREDERACQILGADWIHLDELDAIYRCDPATGQALYNGDDEIFGPLHPADTVKAMAMAETWLRELPLRHARVYAPLAAGYHVDHQLVRQAAIYLIERGLSVVFYEDFPYVSDAEKLVRALAWAAPGGWQAQQIPLALDELERKKEAISCYVSQTPVIFRHGPGMAEQVMEYARRVGEGQPAERIWKLIPHLER